Sequence from the Nitrosopumilus maritimus SCM1 genome:
ATTGTGGGTGTTTACATCCTTCAATGAATACCCATTTGTCAGATTCAACTTTCTTTTGGTGAACCAAATTAGCAGAACCAAGATCTTTTTCAGATAGGTCATCAATATTACTAATTACACGGCCGCCAGTTGCTTTTGATAGTTTAATCATATCACTTTCTTTTACACGACGTACTGCAAGAATTCCGTTTTTGGCAAGATAATGTTGTGCAATATCATCAATACCTTTTTGGCAAATTAGAACATTAACTCCAATATCATGTAGTTTGTCAACCATTGTCTTGAGCATTCTGTTTTCCTCTTCTAAGAACATCTGCATTTGAGTAGGATCAGAAATTCTAATTTCAGAACTCATTTCAGTTTTTTCAATTTCAAGTGCGGAATTTAACAAAGCAATGTTTGCTTTATCGATTTTTGTAGGCATTCCACTGTGAACAATTTCTTTATCTAAAACAATTCCTTTAACAATTTGAGTATCTTGAATTGATCCACCTGATTTCTTTTCAACTTTTATGTTTTCAAGATCAACAAAGTAATCTTCACCTTTCTTTGTAACTATGCTAAGAATAGCATCAACTACAATTTTTGATAATGTATCACTATCTTCTGAGATTAATTTTGATTGCATACTTGTTGTAGCAATTTTAATGAGTGATTCTTTGTCATCTGGTTTAATTTTCTTTGATAATTCAGAATAGATTTCAAGGGTTTTTTCTGCAGCAGCTTGATAACCGTCAATAATTGTTGAAGAATGAACATCTTTTTTGAGTAGGTCTTCGGCTTTAGCCAAAAGAGTACCTCCAAAAACTACAGAAGAAGTTGTACCATCTCCAACTTCATTGTCAACAGTTTTTGAAATTTCAACCATCATTTTGGCTGCAGGATGCTGAACATCAATTTCTTTGAGAATTGTTGCCCCATCATTTGTAATAGTAACATCACCTAAGGAATCAACTAACATTTTATCTAGACCACGTGGGCC
This genomic interval carries:
- the thsB gene encoding thermosome subunit beta encodes the protein MASIQQGPNGPVLVLKESALQQKGKDAQQNNIAAAKLVTELVKSSLGPRGLDKMLVDSLGDVTITNDGATILKEIDVQHPAAKMMVEISKTVDNEVGDGTTSSVVFGGTLLAKAEDLLKKDVHSSTIIDGYQAAAEKTLEIYSELSKKIKPDDKESLIKIATTSMQSKLISEDSDTLSKIVVDAILSIVTKKGEDYFVDLENIKVEKKSGGSIQDTQIVKGIVLDKEIVHSGMPTKIDKANIALLNSALEIEKTEMSSEIRISDPTQMQMFLEEENRMLKTMVDKLHDIGVNVLICQKGIDDIAQHYLAKNGILAVRRVKESDMIKLSKATGGRVISNIDDLSEKDLGSANLVHQKKVESDKWVFIEGCKHPQSVTMLIRGGSQRVIDEVDRSIHDSLMVVKDVIEKPEIVAGGGAPESFAASQLKDWADNFDGREQLAIKKYAEALEVIPLTIAENAGMDPIDTMANLRAKQNQGRKWTGIDAKNTKIADMLSIDVVEPIAVKEQIIKSATEAACMILRIDDVIAVSGGPGGGGMPPMG